aaggaaaaaataatttaagcttGGGATTTACTGTGTGATATGAGCAAAAGACTTTTTCTATCCCCTGGATTCTTAGTACCAAGTGTACTAAaggataggattaaaaaaaaaccatcttagaaaaagaagaaaatagcaggaggggaagaatgagggggagtaagtcagagggggagacgaaccatgagagacgatggactctgaaaaacaaactgagggttctagaggggaggggggtgggggatgggttagcctggtgatgggtattaaagagggcacgttctgcgtggagcactgggtgttatgcacaaacaatgaatcatggaacactacatcaaaaactaatgatgtaatatatggtgattaacataacaataaaaaataaaaaaacccatcTTGACTGAAGAAAATTCTGAAACATTTTActtcatattatatatactttttttttttaaaaggcagaaacatTTAGAGTAACGCCATTGACGTGAAAGAACCTTGAGCCACAGGACCTTGAAAATCAGtcttaaaatgttttgctttacATCGTCTTTTTCATGGCTGCTTGTGTCATGCTGAAGAGATAAGCTTCGTAGATGATATTTAAGAAGTTGTCATCgttctggaaaacaaaatcaaaagacccAAGGGAATGTGATTTAGTTGGCAGAAACCAAAGGAGCTGAACGGGCGTGCTGACCCTGGACACTCATCTCTACCTGTCTGCTCCAATGGCTGGTAGTTCTTCACTgcatatgtgaatttttttttaaaagattttatttattcatttgagagagagaaagaatgagtggaggacagcagcagagggagaagtagactccccgccgagccgggagtcTGCCGcggcgctccatcccaggaccctgggatcatgagctgaaggcagacgcttaaccatctgagccacccaggtgccctgcatgtGTGAATGTTAAGTGGGACTGGAGGCAAGTGCCAGAGTCAGCCGCTGGTTTCCAACAGTCAATAGAAGCAGCAAGTGCTCATTACATACAGTCCAGATGGGTGGCCCAACCACATGGCAGAATGGAATGAGGTTCACTCAAGAAAAGCCTGGGTCTGTTGTGTGAAAAGACACAGATCCTAACAGAAGGCTGGATTGGGAGGCAATGATCCAGATCAGGGGTTTTCGAAGTTTGGTTAGGAGATTGCTGGTGCTTCTTAAGGGTCCGCTGAAGTCTCCCACAATGTGTATACTCTGCTTTTGGCATGAGTTAAGATTTATTTGCAATATGCTGCATTTATATCATCAAAACCAGCATAATTCTCCCATTAGTTACAGAAAGTTTTTGGCCTTGGCAAGTGGGCAGCTGTGAGACTGGTAGTCTCTGGGCTCCTCTGCCTGGCTAAGGGCTGAGGGAGAATCACGGGTCTAAACAGTGGTGCTCTTGGTTTTTAATTCTAGAgacttctccctcccactcaaaTCCTTTAAAGCTTTAGCAATTCACCCACATTTCACATTCCCCCTTCATTCCCTCTTGGCACCCCACGCGCAGAGCTAGCATTATTCTCATGCAATGAAAGACAGCGATGTTATCCCAGATTTTCCTTATCCCACAAAGTCCCCGTGCGTGAGATTGTGTCCTACCAACGGGCGAAGGCTAAAAGCAGATTGCGTGAGTGACTTCCAAGAGTTCACCAGGAAGATGATGTCTACAACATTGGGAAAAGTAAAGTGTATGCAGAGAGTGGAGGGAACATAAATGTAATTTTCTACCTAGCAATAGACAGGGCCTGCTCTAGACTTTCAGAGTCTTGGTTCCTATACAAAGACCTATGGAACcatgttttttaaatggaatgaaccagaggattttttctttattgttcataaaaaaatgaagcttaaGATGTCCTAAGTCCTCACAAACTTATCACGAATGGGTTGACAAGGTGGGAAATACTTTTATCCTAATATTTGTTCATGAATGAGTATGGCCCACCCATTTGTGGTTGATCTTTACTCGACTGCTAATCTGCTTTCACACTCAGATGCTCGTTTccagccccctctccttcccttctctctaaaatacgtgacctttaaaaagtgtttttaataatAGAGACCACTGTCTTTTCAACCAGGATGAGACAACTGCAAAGTGCTAGCCAGCACTCTGAAAGTCTGCTAAAGCTTAAGCAAAGTACtacaaaaattttcttaaagattgtaTCAAAAAGACACCTAGCTCTGTTCACTGAGGTGCCTGAAGGCTGTCTGGTTGGAAGTGCCCCACTTTTCAAGGCCTCGCATCTATTTTCCAGGTGTGCTTCGCTAGGTGGACGGCCAACCAGCCTCCCGGGGCCCGGCCCTCCCACTCCCATCACCACTGTGGCCCCCAGTCCGGTGCAGGGGAAGGAGCATTCTGCAGCCAGACTGGGGTTGAAGCCTAGCTCTGCTATTTACTAGCTGGGACCTCAGGCGCGTCACTTAGCCTCagcttctctgtctctaaaacaggaaaaaaaaaattgggttgttgtataaggataaaatgaattaatgtaggtaaagcatttaaaacagcGCCTGGCTCAAAGGTCTCTGCAAGTGTCAGCTGTTATGTTTTGATCACCTTCCAGAGCCGAGTGAGACACACGGCTGACAGAGAAGTCCCGTCAGTCCATCCTGTCCTAATTAGCAGGTTTCagaattatttgtaaaatgtgcCCTTCGCAGTCACGGCCATGACTCCCTCCCTACCTGTTCCCTCCTCCTTCAGCAGTCTGCCAGAGCTGTCCCCGAAACGCCGCCGCTTGCTCAATGTGGCTCTGACCTCTATTGCCCAACGGTGAGCTGTCTGGGGGTACAGTGCATGCTTCTTTCTTTTCGGGCAGGTGACAGCCTGGAGGACTCAGGCAGTCTTCCAGTTACAAAATCCTTCATGTCGTGACACGCCCAAAGCCACAACTAGTCTTCCGAATCTCCTCCAGTTAACCGAGCACAGAAACCATGGTCGAACTGTTTAGGTCGAACTGTTACGGGGTTTCCTTATTCTCGGGGAGTACTAAGCAGGTGTTAGCTAACTGACACTTCCTGTCCTACAGCCCACAGGTCGGCAGAGCTGATAAGGGCAAGAAGGGAGACGACGCGGCCCTCCTACCTGAATGAGGTACAGCAGTGCTTCCTGAAGTTGTAGCTTGGTAAGTGGGCTGCTGGTGGTCACGGGGGGCTCCGGGGTCcgcagaggcaggaggaggctggCGGAAGTGGCAGCTGGTTCTTGGCTTCCCAGGGGCAAGAGCCCAGCATCCCTCTCCTTTGGTGGGGCACAGGTGGGTTGGGTGAACACCATGGGCGACATGAGCAGAGAAGGAGCCCGGGTGGCAGGGACACGCGGAGGCGAGGTGGCCTGCTCATGGCAAACACACACAGAGGGCAGTGGTAAGTAGCGGCTCCCTGAAcaccgagggagagggagagagacgcCCGTTGCTTGCAAGCATGGAGAGAAGTGAGGCTCAATAGGAACTGTTGCCAGTTCTCTCGGTGGGCAAATCCTGTGGGAGCCTGATTCCTGTTTGCTTCTCCACTTGCACCTGCTGGGGGTACACACACATTTCCTCCACATGGAGGAAGCTTCCCAGCCTCTCTCCGCCTGCTCACTGACTTCTCACTGGGATGGAGGCAAGCTTATCGGGGTCACCCCTCTTGGGTCCCCCTTCCTGAGAGGATCTGCCTGCTTGTGGACAGCATACACTCCTGGCATCTGCAGCTCAAGTTTTGGGTGCAGGGAGGCTGGTTGTGCTCAGCACTGCCAGTGACTTATCTGTCCTCACAAGTATGTCTACCTCACGTGGCTACACCTAAAACCAAGTTTTCCAATAGCCTTTCCAGTTATGCAAGTGACATTCTGATCTTCGTCTGACTGACTCCTACGGCTAGCTCTCATTTGTTTCTAATGCAGGCGAGAAAAAAGAATGTTACTTATCAGCCTTCTAATGCCCCAAAAGGAGTCACGAGAAGGGGGACATAAGGCCCGTGGTCTAGAAGCTGCTGTGATTTCACTCCCTCAGTATCTTTCTGAGAAGAAGGAAGCTTGGAGGAAGGTAGGTTGCTTGTTTCCTTTAACTGTCCCTATCTGCTGTTTGGAGCCGAGGAGCTAGAACGGATGCCACCCTAGTGGGGGTCCCAGCACCCGCTGTGAGGAAGAGCGCATGGTCCACACCTGTGGGTgctcaagagaaatgagaattgTGTCCGCAGAAGCCGATGTCAAACTACTAACCCCGGTTCCCCAGTGTCCCACCTAGTGTCCTAGTTTCCCTAGTGTCCCATCCtgccaagagaaaaaaagcaggTATGAAAGAGAGGGGACAACACGCACTGAAATGGGGATGCGGGTGGTTAACAACCGTTCCTCTGTGACTGTAATAAATAATGAACAAGAACACTTGGACTCAGGCTCTCACATACACAAAGACTTATGCTACATGCCCAAcatctttgttttcaaaaaagtGAAGGCTTGTTAAGGACCTGTTGTAAGCTACTTGCCAAAACATGACAAAAGGACCAATGATGACATCTGTAATAAACAGGGAGAATGTCCTAATTATTAAACCCAATGCCTTTTCAATGAATTTGTACCAatccaaatggggaaaaaaaaaatcagtcagatCTCCAGATGTTCCTCACAGGCCATGAAATAGCTGTGGTTTCATCGCTGTTCCAAGTTACTGATACATAGAGAGTCCCCTTCCTTGAGGGACAGAGTGTTTCTAAAAGTCACAGTATTTTTCCCTGACTggtactctgtgtgtgtgtgtgtggtggggggtgggggcggggagtcAGATGGCATACTTACTTACCCCTCTCTCCATCTTCATTAAGTGACAGTggtgatagaaataaaaacagcctGTACCTTTGAGGAGTTGATGTGTTTTTCCTGTTGACTTCAAGCACCCCTGGGACCATGGGCCCTGCAGAGGTGGTAAGTATGTGAGCCTCTTCATGAACAATGAGGTATGTAACCTCAAGTAGCACAacgcctggcatgtagtaagtgctcagaaatatgtactgaataaataaacagtaatgattttaaaataataagaagagGTCAGATGTCTGGTTATCTCAAATGATTTCAATGCGGACAGAAGTGTTCTTGGTCAAAGATTTGGGGGCTTTCCTCACGTCTCTGTTGTTTCCCGCGTCCACGTGCTTGTCTTAGATCTTATAACACCATGAAGATTTAACTCGACAAATGAAGTACCTCTAAAAGGAGGGAAGCCCCCAGATGGCTAAGCAAAGAAAGGCTTGTCTCTCCAGGCGGAAAGTTATGGGGATAATAAGACGCACAGATGTGGCTTGTGGCGCCCCGTTCTACACAGAAGTGTCCCTAGAGCACCAAAGCTGATTCTAAGTCTCACCGAGTACTCACAAAGTACTAGAGCAATacgactccccccaccccccgccccacccccgaaGATATCTACCTGAAAaagaggagtctgcttttctgcGCTGGTTGTCTTGTGCATCCAGGACTCCAGCGCTTTCCCCGTCCCGGAGCTCGGAGTTACTGCAGGGAACTTGGCTGCCAAGGCTGGTCGGTTAGATGCGTGCAGCTGCTGTTCCTGCTGTACAATCTGCAGCTTCCTCAGTAACTCCTGAGGGGAGATCACTCCAGAACTACTAGTCTGACTGCCAGAGAGGGGGAGCGTGGGTCTCGGGTGTGTGGACTGCTCTTCGCCGTGAGCCTGATGTCCTAGTGGCTGAGCTGGAAGGGAGCCACTGAAATACCCCGCTTGTGCCTGAGCCAGCCCCTTTACTGGGGCGCCAggggtggcagtggggagagCGGTGCTGAGGGTTGGGGCCGCTGAGCTGGCAGGTGCTGGTGTGTTAGGGTCATACTTATTTGCTGGCCTCGGGGCACTCTGAAGCTTCTCCAGCAGGCTCTGAGTTCTGGAAGCACTCTGTACATGCTGAGAAGTCCCAAAGCTCTGGGGAGACCCTGGCTGCACAGGTCCCAGCAAAACTTCCCCAGCAGAATGGGTACTGCTGTTTCTGCAGGGCCGGTTTTCAGGCAGCTCTGACAAGGGGTGGAGGTCTGCACTCCGGACCATGAGTTTCTGAATGGCTGGACAGAGCTGCTTCTCGATGGGGGGTGAGTGTCTTCTGGGTTCCTCATAGGAGAGGGAGCGTACGACCCCCTGCCTAATTGGAAGTGGCTCCTGGTGCTGTTGCTGGTGGATGGTCTGTGGGGACCCCACAGCTTCCTGACATGTAGATTTGTCCTGCTTCCCAAAGAGAGCTGTCAAGGACAGGTGTTGGGGTTCGGGGTCTAAggtctggaaaaaaataaaaatgtctgaaaatgGGTATGCATACAATTTGGTTATATGGAGGGCTATGAAACATTCCTAACCTAACTGATGATTTCTTTATTTACATAGGATCAATTATAGAGGATGAAAAACCTATAATTCTAATcaattttacaaatttaagaCCATTTCCAGGTAAAAAATTTTCACAGCATTCTTCACTCCCACCCCCAAGACAGCAGTTACATTTTAGCATCTGCAGATTGATGAAATAGCCCTTGATGGGCCTGGGGTTCACAGAGTGGGGACCACTGTGGTGCAAAGTTCTAGATACTGAAAGGGAATGATCTCTTCAACAGGAAGTCCGCCTGCCCCTGCAGAGTGTAAGAAGATGTTGAGAACACACAGGAACATGAGGGTTGTAGATTTTCGTAGAATTAGAGAAATTTAGGATAAGTCATTTAAACTAACTTGATCCTTTCAACTATATAccagcagcttttaaaaaatcatcatatGCATACATACAACCTTCCCTGGCCTGGTCAGTCACAAAGCTACCTCCTTCCTGCCTTATagcctctcctgctccttctggGGCTTTCCATGTTGTTGGGCTAAGAAAACATGAGCTTCCTTCTAACACCAACATATTCcagtttctttattaaaataaaaaatttccatggaaggcaaagaataaaagcaagctaaaagataattagaaaagacttatttttttcaaaaattcaataCAAGACTTTCATTAGCTAGTCTTTATGTCTTTTGGCTCTATGTTCATTTCCAAAATTGATTTAaatgaattcctttaaaaaaacccaaacccttaATGAGGAATAACCATAGGAAGTGGAAATAGCTATACTACATTGACAGTCAATAATGGGCCTTGCAGATGAACAATTTTGTTAATGCTGCACTATTCTGGAAAATACATATACTCATACCAAAAAATGctatcattttcatatatttagatGCAAATACAATGATAACCCAGCAGGTCTACGGGGGAATTTTATACCACTCCTTAGAACAGGAATCCTGTTCTATACACACCGTGCATAGCACTGTACCTGGGACGGAGGAAGTGCTCAGAAACGTTTAATTGAGTGTGGCCTTGGCTGTCCTTCTCCTAGGCCTTGGGAAACCAGCCACCTACCGCAGAAGAATGCAGTCCTGCAGGTA
The sequence above is drawn from the Zalophus californianus isolate mZalCal1 chromosome 9, mZalCal1.pri.v2, whole genome shotgun sequence genome and encodes:
- the DCP1B gene encoding mRNA-decapping enzyme 1B isoform X2, giving the protein MNRLSMENRTEPITKDLDFQLQDPFLLYRNARLSIYGIWFYDKEECQRIAELMKNLTQYEQLKAHQGGGAGNSPMILNSGEGKEVDILRMLTKAKDEYTKCKTCSEPKQITSSSAIYDNPNLIKPIPVKPNENQQQRIPRPSQTLDPEPQHLSLTALFGKQDKSTCQEAVGSPQTIHQQQHQEPLPIRQGVVRSLSYEEPRRHSPPIEKQLCPAIQKLMVRSADLHPLSELPENRPCRNSSTHSAGEVLLGPVQPGSPQSFGTSQHVQSASRTQSLLEKLQSAPRPANKYDPNTPAPASSAAPTLSTALPTATPGAPVKGLAQAQAGYFSGSLPAQPLGHQAHGEEQSTHPRPTLPLSGSQTSSSGVISPQELLRKLQIVQQEQQLHASNRPALAAKFPAVTPSSGTGKALESWMHKTTSAEKQTPLFQATSPPRVPATRAPSLLMSPMVFTQPTCAPPKERDAGLLPLGSQEPAATSASLLLPLRTPEPPVTTSSPLTKLQLQEALLYLIQNDDNFLNIIYEAYLFSMTQAAMKKTM
- the DCP1B gene encoding mRNA-decapping enzyme 1B isoform X1 — encoded protein: MAAVAAGGLVGKGRDISLAALQRHDPYINRIVDVASQVALYTFGHRANEWEKTDVEGTLFVYTRSASPKHGFTIMNRLSMENRTEPITKDLDFQLQDPFLLYRNARLSIYGIWFYDKEECQRIAELMKNLTQYEQLKAHQGGGAGNSPMILNSGEGKEVDILRMLTKAKDEYTKCKTCSEPKQITSSSAIYDNPNLIKPIPVKPNENQQQRIPRPSQTLDPEPQHLSLTALFGKQDKSTCQEAVGSPQTIHQQQHQEPLPIRQGVVRSLSYEEPRRHSPPIEKQLCPAIQKLMVRSADLHPLSELPENRPCRNSSTHSAGEVLLGPVQPGSPQSFGTSQHVQSASRTQSLLEKLQSAPRPANKYDPNTPAPASSAAPTLSTALPTATPGAPVKGLAQAQAGYFSGSLPAQPLGHQAHGEEQSTHPRPTLPLSGSQTSSSGVISPQELLRKLQIVQQEQQLHASNRPALAAKFPAVTPSSGTGKALESWMHKTTSAEKQTPLFQATSPPRVPATRAPSLLMSPMVFTQPTCAPPKERDAGLLPLGSQEPAATSASLLLPLRTPEPPVTTSSPLTKLQLQEALLYLIQNDDNFLNIIYEAYLFSMTQAAMKKTM